The following coding sequences lie in one Capnocytophaga stomatis genomic window:
- the pgi gene encoding glucose-6-phosphate isomerase: MLKNINPTETKTWAELKKHFESVKNVHTQTLFEKDPERAEKFSIEWNDFFVDYSKNRVDEKTMELLLQLAEESQLKDAIEKYFTGGLINATENRAVLHTALRADENSTVLVEGKNVLPEIKEVKQKIKLFSEEVISGKRKGFTGKTFTDVVNIGIGGSDLGPAMVTEALKFYKNHLNIHFVSNVDGDHVMETIKHLNPETTLFVIVSKTFTTQETLTNALTIKDWFLKSASEKDIAKHFVAVSTNLKKIDEFGIDSDNVFPMWDWVGGRFSLWSAVGLSIALSVGYDNFNKLLKGANQMDKHFRTAEFKNNIPVVIALLSVWYNNFYGAESQAIIPYTQYLHRLSAYLQQGIMESNGKQIDRNGKPVSYQTGTIIWGEPGTNSQHAFFQLIHQGTKLIPTDFIGYKHSLYGNTDHHNKLMANFFAQTEALLKGKSEAEVRAEMGDKVNEALVPFKVFEGNRPTTTFLIEKLTPESLGALIAMYEHKIFVEGVIWDIFSYDQWGVELGKQLANNILKDIDSAEISKHDGSTTGLLKRFKK, from the coding sequence ATGTTAAAAAATATAAATCCCACAGAAACAAAAACTTGGGCAGAATTAAAAAAACATTTTGAAAGTGTAAAAAATGTGCATACACAAACACTTTTTGAAAAAGACCCAGAGCGTGCTGAAAAATTTTCAATCGAATGGAATGATTTCTTTGTAGATTATTCTAAAAATAGGGTTGATGAAAAAACGATGGAATTATTATTGCAATTGGCAGAGGAAAGCCAGTTGAAAGATGCCATTGAAAAATATTTCACCGGAGGCCTTATCAACGCTACTGAAAATAGGGCTGTATTGCACACTGCTCTTCGTGCTGACGAAAATAGTACGGTTTTGGTAGAAGGAAAGAATGTACTTCCTGAAATTAAAGAGGTTAAGCAAAAAATCAAATTATTTTCCGAAGAAGTTATTTCAGGAAAACGAAAAGGTTTTACAGGCAAAACATTCACAGATGTAGTAAACATAGGAATAGGAGGTTCGGATTTGGGACCTGCAATGGTTACAGAGGCTCTGAAATTCTATAAAAATCATCTTAATATTCACTTTGTAAGCAACGTTGATGGCGACCACGTGATGGAAACTATCAAGCATTTGAATCCTGAAACTACTTTGTTTGTGATTGTTTCTAAAACGTTTACAACTCAAGAAACACTTACTAATGCTTTGACAATCAAGGATTGGTTTTTGAAATCGGCTTCAGAAAAAGATATTGCAAAACACTTTGTGGCAGTTTCTACTAATTTGAAAAAAATCGATGAATTTGGAATAGATTCTGACAACGTATTCCCGATGTGGGATTGGGTTGGCGGTCGCTTCTCATTGTGGAGTGCAGTTGGGTTATCAATTGCTTTATCAGTAGGTTATGATAATTTTAATAAACTACTGAAAGGAGCCAACCAAATGGATAAACACTTCCGAACTGCGGAGTTTAAAAACAACATTCCTGTTGTGATAGCTTTGCTAAGTGTTTGGTATAATAACTTCTATGGTGCAGAGAGTCAGGCTATTATTCCTTATACTCAGTATTTGCACCGTCTTTCTGCATATCTACAACAAGGTATTATGGAAAGCAACGGAAAACAGATTGACCGTAATGGAAAACCTGTGAGCTACCAAACAGGAACTATCATTTGGGGAGAACCAGGGACAAATTCACAACACGCTTTCTTTCAGCTAATTCATCAAGGAACGAAGTTAATCCCAACAGATTTCATTGGTTACAAGCACTCTTTGTACGGAAATACAGACCATCATAACAAATTGATGGCTAACTTTTTCGCTCAAACAGAAGCTCTTTTGAAAGGTAAATCAGAAGCCGAAGTACGAGCAGAAATGGGTGATAAAGTAAATGAAGCTTTGGTTCCGTTTAAAGTTTTTGAGGGAAATCGACCAACAACGACCTTCTTGATAGAAAAACTTACGCCTGAAAGTTTGGGAGCTTTGATTGCAATGTACGAGCATAAAATTTTTGTGGAAGGTGTGATTTGGGATATTTTCAGTTATGACCAATGGGGTGTAGAACTTGGTAAACAATTGGCAAATAACATCTTAAAAGATATTGATTCTGCTGAAATATCCAAACACGATGGTTCAACAACAGGTTTACTGAAAAGGTTTAAAAAATAA
- the map gene encoding type I methionyl aminopeptidase, giving the protein MIHIKTLEEIELMRESAQVVSRTLGLLAKEIKPGITTLQLDKIAEEYIRSQDAIPGFLGLYKFPNTLCVSPNAQVVHGIPNNIPLQEGDIVSVDCGALKNGFYGDHAYTFEVGEVSPEVKKLLQVTKESLYIGIREFKVGNRVGDVGYAIQNYCENHGYGVVRELVGHGLGRKMHEDPEMPNYGKRGSGKKFKEGMVVAIEPMINLGTHRIKQLKDGWTILTADGKPSAHFEHDVAIVNGKPKLLSTFKYIYEALGIESDEDAEFQ; this is encoded by the coding sequence ATGATACATATAAAAACATTAGAAGAAATTGAACTAATGAGGGAGAGTGCCCAAGTAGTTTCACGAACATTGGGCTTGCTCGCAAAGGAAATAAAACCGGGAATAACAACCTTACAGTTAGATAAAATAGCTGAAGAATATATCCGAAGCCAAGATGCCATTCCGGGTTTCTTGGGGTTGTATAAATTTCCTAATACGCTGTGTGTTAGTCCAAATGCTCAAGTTGTTCACGGAATTCCTAATAATATCCCTCTGCAGGAAGGAGACATAGTTTCTGTGGATTGCGGGGCGTTAAAAAACGGATTTTACGGCGATCACGCTTATACTTTTGAAGTGGGAGAGGTGTCTCCTGAGGTAAAAAAATTGTTACAAGTAACAAAAGAATCTCTTTACATAGGTATTCGTGAATTCAAGGTAGGAAATCGTGTGGGAGACGTGGGCTATGCCATTCAAAACTATTGCGAAAATCACGGATATGGCGTGGTTCGTGAATTAGTAGGACACGGTCTTGGCAGAAAAATGCACGAAGATCCTGAAATGCCAAACTACGGAAAAAGAGGAAGCGGAAAGAAGTTTAAAGAAGGAATGGTAGTTGCCATTGAACCTATGATTAATTTGGGAACTCACAGAATCAAACAGTTAAAAGATGGTTGGACGATACTCACCGCCGATGGGAAGCCTTCCGCTCATTTTGAACACGATGTAGCTATCGTAAACGGAAAGCCTAAATTACTTTCTACCTTCAAATATATTTATGAAGCTTTGGGAATTGAAAGTGACGAGGATGCTGAATTTCAATAG